The DNA segment ATGGGACTGGATGTATTCAAACGTGATGTCACCAACATGAAGGACGCTCAGGTTATTGAACCTAAGCGGGTTAAAAAACAGGCCATCCAATCTGCTGCCGAAGCTGCAGAAATGATCCTGCGTATTGACGACATGATCGCATCCACAGGAGCAGGTAAAGAACCTGACATGGGCGGAATGCCTGGTGGAATGCCACCAATGATGTAAG comes from the Methanobacterium sp. Maddingley MBC34 genome and includes:
- a CDS encoding chaperonin GroEL (PFAM: TCP-1/cpn60 chaperonin family) produces the protein MAKGLKEYADTISGREQLAIAAFAEALEIVPKTLAENAGIDQIDALVDLRAAHEDNFYMGLDVFKRDVTNMKDAQVIEPKRVKKQAIQSAAEAAEMILRIDDMIASTGAGKEPDMGGMPGGMPPMM